A single region of the Chionomys nivalis chromosome 23, mChiNiv1.1, whole genome shotgun sequence genome encodes:
- the Kif7 gene encoding kinesin-like protein KIF7 isoform X3 — protein sequence MGLEAQRLSGAEEAPVRVALRVRPLLPKELLHGHQSCLQVEPEHGRITLGRDRHFGFHVVLGEDTGQEAVYQACVQPLLEAFFEGFNATVFAYGQTGSGKTYTMGEASVASLHEDEQGIIPRAMAEAFKLIDENDLLDCLVHVSYLEVYKEEFRDLLEVGTASRDIQLREDERGNVVLCGVKEVDVEGLDEVLSLLEMGNAARHTGATHFNRLSSRSHTVFTVTLEQRGRAPSRLPRPAGGHLLVSKFHFVDLAGSERVLKTGSTGERLKESIQINSTLLALGNVISALGDPQRRGSHIPYRDSKITRILKDSLGGNAKTVMIACVSPSSSDFDETLNTLNYASRAQNIRNRATVNWRPEAERAPEEQAGGTRGPPRHRSETRIIHRGRRVPGPVGGSTVAAAGLGAECARCRARTSAAYSLLRELQAEPGLPGAAARKVRDWLCAVEGERSALSSASGPDSGIESAPAEDQTAQGNSGRKGDEGAQQLLSLQSQVARLEEENRDFLAALEDAMEQYKLQSDRLREQQEEMVELRLRLELARPGWGAPGLLQGLPPGSFVPRPHTAPLGGIHTNMLGMVSPTCLPGEVSSEQQVTNGREVKAEVLAQVDKLGSSSSSTSEEEGEEEEEEEPPKRTLHLRRNGISNWSQRAGVQPGSPPDRKGPEVCLEESAPANPAPHVGGSKVPVQPRQASAAMASEWRLAQAQQKIRELAINIRMKEELIGELVRTGKAAQALNRQHSQRIRELELEAERVRAELYEGQRQLRELEGREPQDASERSRLQEFRKRVAAAQSQVQVLKEKKQATERLVSLSAQSEARLQELERNVQLMRRQQGQLQRRLREETEQKRRLETEMNKRQHRVKELELKHEQQQKILKIKTEEIAAFQRKRRSGSNGSVVSLEQQQKIEEQKKWLDQEMEKVLQQRRALEELGQELHKREVILAKKEALIQEKTGLESKRLRSSQALNEDIVRVSSRLEHLEKELSEKSGQLRQGSAQNQQQIRGEIDTLRQEKDSLLKQRLEIDSKLRQGSLLSPEEERTLFQLDEAIEALDAAIEYKNEAITCRQRVLRASASLLSQCEMNLMAKLSYLSSSETRALLCKYFDKVVTLREEQHQQQIAFSELEMQLEEQQRLVYWLEVALERQRLEMDRQLTLQQKEHEQNVQLLLQQGREHLGEGLADSKRQYEARIQALEKELGRHMWINQELKQKLGAGNTAGQSRGGERRSLCLENRQGLGNEDGLHPAAPEALWQPSLLEGAPRAWDESRDLVHAPLPLTWKRSSLCSEQGSSEELRARETTEPPGGRVLSVGEAGLSWNFGPLPKPRWEPRRNSPWMIDVRKNPL from the exons ATGGGGCTGGAGGCCCAGAGGCTGTCTGGAGCTGAGGAAGCCCCGGTGAGGGTGGCCCTTCGAGTTCGCCCACTGCTGCCCAAGGAGCTGCTGCATGGCCATCAGAGTTGCCTGCAGGTGGAGCCGGAGCATGGTCGAATCACCCTGGGGCGTGACCGCCACTTTGGCTTCCATGTGGTACTGGGAGAGGACACCGGACAAGAGGCCGTGTACCAGGCTTGCGTCCAGCCCCTTCTCGAGGCTTTCTTTGAGGGCTTCAATGCCACCGTCTTTGCCTATGGTCAGACAGGCTCCGGGAAGACATATACCATGGGGGAGGCCAGTGTGG CCTCCCTGCATGAAGATGAGCAGGGCATCATCCCAAGGGCCATGGCCGAGGCCTTTAAACTCATTGATGAGAATGACTTGCTGGACTGCCTGGTGCACGTGTCCTACCTGGAAGTGTACAAGGAGGAGTTCCGAGACCTGCTAGAAGTGGGCACTGCCAGCCGGGACATCCAGCTTCGGGAAGATGAGCGGGGAAATGTTG TGCTGTGCGGGGTGAAAGAAGTGGACGTGGAAGGCCTGGATGAGGTGCTGAGCCTCCTGGAGATGGGCAACGCTGCGCGCCACACAGGCGCCACCCACTTCAACAGGCTATCCAGCCGCTCACACACGGTCTTCACTGTGACCCTGGAGCAGCGGGGACGGGCTCCCAGCCGGTTGCCTCGACCCGCCGGCGGCCACTTGCTGGTCTCCAAATTTCACTTCGTGGACCTGGCAGGCTCCGAGAGGGTACTCAAGACCGGCAGCACCGGCGAACGGCTCAAGGAGAGCATCCAGATTAACAGCACCCTGCTAGCGCTCGGCAATGTCATCAGCGCTCTAGGGGACCCTCAGCGCCGCGGCAGTCACATTCCCTACCGCGACTCCAAGATCACCCG GATCCTCAAAGACTCCCTGGGAGGGAACGCCAAGACGGTGATGATCGCCTGCGTCAGCCCCTCCTCGTCCGACTTCGACGAAACTCTCAACACCCTCAACTATGCCAGCCGCGCCCAGAACATCCGCAATCGCGCCACAGTCAACTGGCGGCCCGAGGCCGAGCGCGCCCCCGAAGAGCAGGCGGGGGGCACGCGCGGGCCGCCGCGACACCGCTCGGAGACGCGCATCATCCACCGCGGCCGGCGCGTGCCCGGCCCCGTAGGGGGCTCCACGGTAGCAGCTGCCGGCCTGGGCGCCGAGTGCGCGCGCTGCCGGGCCCGCACTAGCGCCGCCTACAGCCTCCTGCGAGAACTGCAGGCAGAGCCGGGGCTGCCGGGCGCAGCTGCCCGCAAGGTGCGGGACTGGCTGTGCGCTGTGGAAGGCGAGCGCAGCGCCCTGAGCTCTGCCTCTGGGCCCGACAGCGGCATCGAGAGCGCTCCAGCCGAGGACCAGACGGCGCAGGGGAACAGCGGGAGAAAG GGAGATGAGGGGGCCCAGCAGCTGTTGAGCCTGCAGAGCCAGGTGGCCCGGCTGGAGGAGGAGAATCGAGACTTCCTGGCAGCTTTGGAGGATGCCATGGAGCAGTACAAACTGCAG AGTGACCGCCTGCGAGAGCAGCAGGAGGAGATGGTGGAACTGCGGCTCCGGCTGGAGCTGGCACGGCCTGGCTGGGGAGCACCAGGGCTCCTGCAGGGCTTGCCTCCCGGGTCCTTTGTGCCTCGACCTCACACAGCCCCCCTGGGGGGTATTCACACTAACATGCTGGGCATGGTGTCCCCCACTTGTCTTCCTGGAGAAGTTAGCTCTGAGCAG CAGGTGACAAACGGCAGGGAGGTCAAGGCGGAGGTGCTGGCCCAAGTGGACAAGCTGGGAAGTAGCTCTTCCAGTAcctcagaggaggaaggggaggaggaggaagaagaggagccaCCCAAGCGGACCTTACACCTTCGCAG aaATGGGATCAGCAACTGGAGCCAGAGGGCAGGGGTCCAGCCGGGGAGCCCACCTGACAGGAAGGGCCCAGAGGTCTGCCTAGAAGAGTCAGCTCCTGCCAACCCTGCTCCCCATG TTGGTGGCAGCAAGGTCCCAGTCCAGCCCCGCCAGGCTTCAGCTGCCATGGCCTCGGAGTGGCGGCTGGCTCAGGCCCAGCAGAAGATCCGGGAACTGGCCATCAACATCCGGATGAAGGAGGAGCTCATTGGCGAGCTGGTCCGCACAG GGAAGGCAGCCCAGGCCCTGAACCGCCAGCACAGCCAGCGCATCcgggagctggagctggaggccgAGCGTGTCCGGGCGGAGTTGTATGAAGGGCAGAGACAACTTCGGGAGCTGGAGGGCAGGGAGCCCCAGGATGCCAGCGAGCGGTCCAGGCTTCAGGAATTCCGCAAGAGAGTGGCTGCAGCCCAAAGCCAGGTACAG gttcTGAAGGAGAAGAAGCAGGCGACCGAGAGGCTGGTGTCACTCTCAGCTCAAAGCGAGGCCCGgctccaggagctggagaggaacGTGCAGCTCATGCGGCGACAGCAGGGGCAGCTTCAGAGGCGGCTCCGGGAGGAGACCGAGCAGAAGCGGCGTCTGGAGACAGAGATGAACAAGCGACAGCATCGCGTCAAG GAACTGGAGCTGAAGCATGAACAACAGCAAAAGATCCTGAAAATCAAGACGGAAGAGATTGCAGCCTTCCAGAGGAAGAGGCGCAGTGGCAGCAATGGCTCCGTGGTTAGCCTGGAGCAGCAGCAG AAGATCGAGGAGCAGAAGAAGTGGCTGGACCAGGAGATGGAAAAGGTGCTGCAGCAGAGGCGGGCGCTGGAGGAGTTAGGGCAAGAGCTCCATAAGCGGGAGGTCATCCTGGCTAAGAAGGAGGCCCTGATACAGGAGAAGACCGGCTTAGAGAGCAAGCGCCTGAGGTCCAGCCAG GCCCTAAACGAGGACATCGTGCGCGTGTCCAGCCGTCTGGAACACCTGGAGAAGGAGCTGTCTGAGAAGAGTGGGCAGCTGCGGCAAGGCAGTGCCCAGAACCAGCAGCAGATCCGTGGGGAGATAGACACCCTGCGCCAGGAGAAGGACTCGCTGCTGAAGCAACGCCTAGAGATTGACAGCAAGCTGAGACAAGGAAGCCTGCTGTCACCCGAG GAGGAGAGGACGCTGTTCCAGCTGGATGAAGCCATCGAGGCCCTGGACGCCGCCATTGAGTATAAGAACGAGGCCATCACATGCCGCCAGCGGGTGCTGCGGGCTTCGGCCTCCTTGCTGTCACAGTGTGAGATGAATCTCATGGCCAAGCTCAGCTACCTCTCCTCCTCGGAGACCAGAGCTCTGCTCTGCAAGTATTTTGACAAG GTGGTGACACTCCgagaggagcagcaccagcaaCAGATCGCCTTCTCGGAGCTCGAGATGCAGCTGGAGGAGCAGCAGCGGCTGGTGTACTGGCTGGAGGTGGCACTGGAGCGGCAGCGCCTGGAGATGGACCGCCAGCTGACCCTGCAGCAGAAGGAGCACGAGCAGAATGTGCAGCTGCTCCTCCAGCAGGGCCGAG AGCACCTCGGCGAGGGTTTAGCAGACAGCAAGAGGCAATATGAGGCCCGGATTCAAGCTCTGGAGAAGGAACTGGGCCGACACATGTGGATAAACCAGGAGCTGAAACAGAAGCTCGGGGCAGGAAACACGGCAGGCCAGAGCCGAG gtggggagaggagaagcctCTGCCTGGAAAACAGACAAGGCCTTGGAAATGAAGATGGGCTCCACCCAGCAGCTCCTGAAGCTCTCTGGCAGCCCTCCCTTCTGGAGGGGGCGCCCCGTGCTTGGGATGAGAGCAGGGACTTGGTCCATGCCCCACTACCCCTGACATGGAAACGTTCAAGCTTGTGCAGCGAGCAGGGCTCCTCTGAGGAGCTGAGGGCCCGTGAAACAACTGAACCCCCAGGAGGGCGGGTGCTATCCGTGGGTGAAGCGGGCCTCTCCTGGAACTTTGGACCTTTGCCTAAGCCCCGGTGGGAACCCCGAAGAAACAGCCCATGGATGATCGATGTCAGGAAAAACCCCCTGTAG
- the Kif7 gene encoding kinesin-like protein KIF7 isoform X6, with protein MGLEAQRLSGAEEAPVRVALRVRPLLPKELLHGHQSCLQVEPEHGRITLGRDRHFGFHVVLGEDTGQEAVYQACVQPLLEAFFEGFNATVFAYGQTGSGKTYTMGEASVVLCGVKEVDVEGLDEVLSLLEMGNAARHTGATHFNRLSSRSHTVFTVTLEQRGRAPSRLPRPAGGHLLVSKFHFVDLAGSERVLKTGSTGERLKESIQINSTLLALGNVISALGDPQRRGSHIPYRDSKITRILKDSLGGNAKTVMIACVSPSSSDFDETLNTLNYASRAQNIRNRATVNWRPEAERAPEEQAGGTRGPPRHRSETRIIHRGRRVPGPVGGSTVAAAGLGAECARCRARTSAAYSLLRELQAEPGLPGAAARKVRDWLCAVEGERSALSSASGPDSGIESAPAEDQTAQGNSGRKGDEGAQQLLSLQSQVARLEEENRDFLAALEDAMEQYKLQSDRLREQQEEMVELRLRLELARPGWGAPGLLQGLPPGSFVPRPHTAPLGGIHTNMLGMVSPTCLPGEVSSEQQVTNGREVKAEVLAQVDKLGSSSSSTSEEEGEEEEEEEPPKRTLHLRRNGISNWSQRAGVQPGSPPDRKGPEVCLEESAPANPAPHAVGGSKVPVQPRQASAAMASEWRLAQAQQKIRELAINIRMKEELIGELVRTGKAAQALNRQHSQRIRELELEAERVRAELYEGQRQLRELEGREPQDASERSRLQEFRKRVAAAQSQVQVLKEKKQATERLVSLSAQSEARLQELERNVQLMRRQQGQLQRRLREETEQKRRLETEMNKRQHRVKELELKHEQQQKILKIKTEEIAAFQRKRRSGSNGSVVSLEQQQKIEEQKKWLDQEMEKVLQQRRALEELGQELHKREVILAKKEALIQEKTGLESKRLRSSQALNEDIVRVSSRLEHLEKELSEKSGQLRQGSAQNQQQIRGEIDTLRQEKDSLLKQRLEIDSKLRQGSLLSPEEERTLFQLDEAIEALDAAIEYKNEAITCRQRVLRASASLLSQCEMNLMAKLSYLSSSETRALLCKYFDKVVTLREEQHQQQIAFSELEMQLEEQQRLVYWLEVALERQRLEMDRQLTLQQKEHEQNVQLLLQQGREHLGEGLADSKRQYEARIQALEKELGRHMWINQELKQKLGAGNTAGQSRGGERRSLCLENRQGLGNEDGLHPAAPEALWQPSLLEGAPRAWDESRDLVHAPLPLTWKRSSLCSEQGSSEELRARETTEPPGGRVLSVGEAGLSWNFGPLPKPRWEPRRNSPWMIDVRKNPL; from the exons ATGGGGCTGGAGGCCCAGAGGCTGTCTGGAGCTGAGGAAGCCCCGGTGAGGGTGGCCCTTCGAGTTCGCCCACTGCTGCCCAAGGAGCTGCTGCATGGCCATCAGAGTTGCCTGCAGGTGGAGCCGGAGCATGGTCGAATCACCCTGGGGCGTGACCGCCACTTTGGCTTCCATGTGGTACTGGGAGAGGACACCGGACAAGAGGCCGTGTACCAGGCTTGCGTCCAGCCCCTTCTCGAGGCTTTCTTTGAGGGCTTCAATGCCACCGTCTTTGCCTATGGTCAGACAGGCTCCGGGAAGACATATACCATGGGGGAGGCCAGTGTGG TGCTGTGCGGGGTGAAAGAAGTGGACGTGGAAGGCCTGGATGAGGTGCTGAGCCTCCTGGAGATGGGCAACGCTGCGCGCCACACAGGCGCCACCCACTTCAACAGGCTATCCAGCCGCTCACACACGGTCTTCACTGTGACCCTGGAGCAGCGGGGACGGGCTCCCAGCCGGTTGCCTCGACCCGCCGGCGGCCACTTGCTGGTCTCCAAATTTCACTTCGTGGACCTGGCAGGCTCCGAGAGGGTACTCAAGACCGGCAGCACCGGCGAACGGCTCAAGGAGAGCATCCAGATTAACAGCACCCTGCTAGCGCTCGGCAATGTCATCAGCGCTCTAGGGGACCCTCAGCGCCGCGGCAGTCACATTCCCTACCGCGACTCCAAGATCACCCG GATCCTCAAAGACTCCCTGGGAGGGAACGCCAAGACGGTGATGATCGCCTGCGTCAGCCCCTCCTCGTCCGACTTCGACGAAACTCTCAACACCCTCAACTATGCCAGCCGCGCCCAGAACATCCGCAATCGCGCCACAGTCAACTGGCGGCCCGAGGCCGAGCGCGCCCCCGAAGAGCAGGCGGGGGGCACGCGCGGGCCGCCGCGACACCGCTCGGAGACGCGCATCATCCACCGCGGCCGGCGCGTGCCCGGCCCCGTAGGGGGCTCCACGGTAGCAGCTGCCGGCCTGGGCGCCGAGTGCGCGCGCTGCCGGGCCCGCACTAGCGCCGCCTACAGCCTCCTGCGAGAACTGCAGGCAGAGCCGGGGCTGCCGGGCGCAGCTGCCCGCAAGGTGCGGGACTGGCTGTGCGCTGTGGAAGGCGAGCGCAGCGCCCTGAGCTCTGCCTCTGGGCCCGACAGCGGCATCGAGAGCGCTCCAGCCGAGGACCAGACGGCGCAGGGGAACAGCGGGAGAAAG GGAGATGAGGGGGCCCAGCAGCTGTTGAGCCTGCAGAGCCAGGTGGCCCGGCTGGAGGAGGAGAATCGAGACTTCCTGGCAGCTTTGGAGGATGCCATGGAGCAGTACAAACTGCAG AGTGACCGCCTGCGAGAGCAGCAGGAGGAGATGGTGGAACTGCGGCTCCGGCTGGAGCTGGCACGGCCTGGCTGGGGAGCACCAGGGCTCCTGCAGGGCTTGCCTCCCGGGTCCTTTGTGCCTCGACCTCACACAGCCCCCCTGGGGGGTATTCACACTAACATGCTGGGCATGGTGTCCCCCACTTGTCTTCCTGGAGAAGTTAGCTCTGAGCAG CAGGTGACAAACGGCAGGGAGGTCAAGGCGGAGGTGCTGGCCCAAGTGGACAAGCTGGGAAGTAGCTCTTCCAGTAcctcagaggaggaaggggaggaggaggaagaagaggagccaCCCAAGCGGACCTTACACCTTCGCAG aaATGGGATCAGCAACTGGAGCCAGAGGGCAGGGGTCCAGCCGGGGAGCCCACCTGACAGGAAGGGCCCAGAGGTCTGCCTAGAAGAGTCAGCTCCTGCCAACCCTGCTCCCCATG CAGTTGGTGGCAGCAAGGTCCCAGTCCAGCCCCGCCAGGCTTCAGCTGCCATGGCCTCGGAGTGGCGGCTGGCTCAGGCCCAGCAGAAGATCCGGGAACTGGCCATCAACATCCGGATGAAGGAGGAGCTCATTGGCGAGCTGGTCCGCACAG GGAAGGCAGCCCAGGCCCTGAACCGCCAGCACAGCCAGCGCATCcgggagctggagctggaggccgAGCGTGTCCGGGCGGAGTTGTATGAAGGGCAGAGACAACTTCGGGAGCTGGAGGGCAGGGAGCCCCAGGATGCCAGCGAGCGGTCCAGGCTTCAGGAATTCCGCAAGAGAGTGGCTGCAGCCCAAAGCCAGGTACAG gttcTGAAGGAGAAGAAGCAGGCGACCGAGAGGCTGGTGTCACTCTCAGCTCAAAGCGAGGCCCGgctccaggagctggagaggaacGTGCAGCTCATGCGGCGACAGCAGGGGCAGCTTCAGAGGCGGCTCCGGGAGGAGACCGAGCAGAAGCGGCGTCTGGAGACAGAGATGAACAAGCGACAGCATCGCGTCAAG GAACTGGAGCTGAAGCATGAACAACAGCAAAAGATCCTGAAAATCAAGACGGAAGAGATTGCAGCCTTCCAGAGGAAGAGGCGCAGTGGCAGCAATGGCTCCGTGGTTAGCCTGGAGCAGCAGCAG AAGATCGAGGAGCAGAAGAAGTGGCTGGACCAGGAGATGGAAAAGGTGCTGCAGCAGAGGCGGGCGCTGGAGGAGTTAGGGCAAGAGCTCCATAAGCGGGAGGTCATCCTGGCTAAGAAGGAGGCCCTGATACAGGAGAAGACCGGCTTAGAGAGCAAGCGCCTGAGGTCCAGCCAG GCCCTAAACGAGGACATCGTGCGCGTGTCCAGCCGTCTGGAACACCTGGAGAAGGAGCTGTCTGAGAAGAGTGGGCAGCTGCGGCAAGGCAGTGCCCAGAACCAGCAGCAGATCCGTGGGGAGATAGACACCCTGCGCCAGGAGAAGGACTCGCTGCTGAAGCAACGCCTAGAGATTGACAGCAAGCTGAGACAAGGAAGCCTGCTGTCACCCGAG GAGGAGAGGACGCTGTTCCAGCTGGATGAAGCCATCGAGGCCCTGGACGCCGCCATTGAGTATAAGAACGAGGCCATCACATGCCGCCAGCGGGTGCTGCGGGCTTCGGCCTCCTTGCTGTCACAGTGTGAGATGAATCTCATGGCCAAGCTCAGCTACCTCTCCTCCTCGGAGACCAGAGCTCTGCTCTGCAAGTATTTTGACAAG GTGGTGACACTCCgagaggagcagcaccagcaaCAGATCGCCTTCTCGGAGCTCGAGATGCAGCTGGAGGAGCAGCAGCGGCTGGTGTACTGGCTGGAGGTGGCACTGGAGCGGCAGCGCCTGGAGATGGACCGCCAGCTGACCCTGCAGCAGAAGGAGCACGAGCAGAATGTGCAGCTGCTCCTCCAGCAGGGCCGAG AGCACCTCGGCGAGGGTTTAGCAGACAGCAAGAGGCAATATGAGGCCCGGATTCAAGCTCTGGAGAAGGAACTGGGCCGACACATGTGGATAAACCAGGAGCTGAAACAGAAGCTCGGGGCAGGAAACACGGCAGGCCAGAGCCGAG gtggggagaggagaagcctCTGCCTGGAAAACAGACAAGGCCTTGGAAATGAAGATGGGCTCCACCCAGCAGCTCCTGAAGCTCTCTGGCAGCCCTCCCTTCTGGAGGGGGCGCCCCGTGCTTGGGATGAGAGCAGGGACTTGGTCCATGCCCCACTACCCCTGACATGGAAACGTTCAAGCTTGTGCAGCGAGCAGGGCTCCTCTGAGGAGCTGAGGGCCCGTGAAACAACTGAACCCCCAGGAGGGCGGGTGCTATCCGTGGGTGAAGCGGGCCTCTCCTGGAACTTTGGACCTTTGCCTAAGCCCCGGTGGGAACCCCGAAGAAACAGCCCATGGATGATCGATGTCAGGAAAAACCCCCTGTAG